From the genome of Latilactobacillus curvatus JCM 1096 = DSM 20019:
TGTATTATATCGAACAGTTTGTCCGTAATTCCATCATAGGAGCCATCTGATTGTTCCATGTTTAGGTAAACTAGTCCCTTTTTTAGTCTGTGTTTTGGATGGTGTATGTGTTTCAATGGAACGATTGCAACCAGTCATAAAAAACATTGTGATAGATAGTAATAAAATGAAGACTGGCATTATTTTTTTCATAGTGATTGTTTTCTCCCTGATCATTGAATTTGATAAATTGGATAGCGATTGTAGAGCGGGTCGTTTAGATTGGCTGTGGCAACAATGGCTTGTAGTGTGAAGTCGCGTGGAATGCCCACTGTGACCATCCCATAGCCAAAGTCTTGGTGTGGTTTAAACTGATTATCGGCAATAAAAATGAAGCCGTCTTCGTCCAGTTTTTGATAGGAATCGTGCGCTAGTGTTTGCGTAGTTGTTTGACTCAAAAACGTTTTGAGCTTATTTTTCGTATTCAGTTGTTCGTTCGGTTGATGCGCAATGACGAAAAAGGTTTTATGCCGGTAAGACAGCCAATAGGCTTGGACATCTTTTTTGTCGTAAGTCTGTTGGTTTTGTGGACGCACCGTTTTTTTCTGCGAACTATGCTGAGGCGTCGTTGTTTTTGCAGGATGGTTCTGACAGGCTGTTAGTCCCAATAATGCAACGGTCAGCGTCAATGTTAGCCAGAGATGCCTGATTTTCATAAGATCAGTCCTTCACAGTTTAGTTTACCCCCTATAATTATAACAGTTACGCCTACTTTGACTAGTCTTAAATATTAAGTTTTATCGAAAAACGATAAAAATTAATTGTTTTTCAATAAAAAACGATTATAATAAAACTATTCTTAAAAACGAGGTATCAGATGAATGTTAAAAAAATGGCTACTTAGAATGGCATTACTCGGAATTGCGGCGGTATTTGGTCTGTTAAGTTTGTTAGTGACGATCCAAATTGTGACCACGAAACACTTAGAATACCCAGCGACAATCTGGATGTTGGCGATTGCTGCGTATGGTGTGACGGCTAGTATTTGGTTTGCATTAATCAAGTTGGCGCAGATTCTCCGCTTAATTGAGCACCATCAAGTTTTTCTCCCTCAGACGCTACGAT
Proteins encoded in this window:
- a CDS encoding DUF2975 domain-containing protein, which produces MLKKWLLRMALLGIAAVFGLLSLLVTIQIVTTKHLEYPATIWMLAIAAYGVTASIWFALIKLAQILRLIEHHQVFLPQTLRYVSAIRKAILVASLTALFALPFFYRITQLEDAPGLMLLGLGLVFIPFAILILMQIVEDLFKSAIAFQSEVDLTV